One genomic segment of Chitinophaga parva includes these proteins:
- a CDS encoding vWA domain-containing protein, producing the protein MSNEQELRKWRMILGNHAEDTTGISLDGRQLQMDKTLEALYDTDRRGGLGPSSPNVSRWLGDIRNFFPSSVVQVMQQDALKRLNLTQMLFEKEMLENVEPDVNLVATLMSLSRVIPDKTKDTARQVVRKVVDALLQKLINPTQQAITGSLHRSVRNRRPRHNEINWHATILKNLQHYQPEYKTIIPEIRIGYGRRRNALRDIVLCVDQSGSMGSSVVYSGIFGAVMASIPAVKTKMIVFDTAVADLTEQLTDPVELLFGVQLGGGTDIQLALSYCQQVITRPADTVMVLITDLFEGGNADKMRQRALELVTAGVQLVVLLALSDDGAPHYDHGNAQFFATLGVPVFACTPDKFPDLMAAALSKQDISQWAAREDIALKK; encoded by the coding sequence ATGAGCAACGAACAAGAACTGCGCAAGTGGCGCATGATACTGGGCAACCACGCAGAAGACACCACCGGCATATCACTGGATGGCAGGCAACTGCAAATGGACAAAACCCTGGAAGCCCTCTACGATACAGACCGCCGCGGTGGCCTGGGCCCTTCATCGCCCAATGTGAGCCGCTGGCTGGGCGACATCCGCAACTTCTTCCCCTCATCTGTAGTGCAGGTAATGCAGCAGGATGCATTGAAGCGCCTTAACCTTACGCAGATGCTGTTTGAAAAGGAGATGCTGGAAAACGTGGAGCCCGATGTGAACCTGGTAGCCACCCTCATGAGCCTGAGCCGCGTGATCCCCGATAAAACAAAAGATACCGCCCGCCAGGTGGTGCGCAAGGTAGTGGATGCACTGTTGCAAAAGCTTATCAACCCCACCCAGCAGGCCATCACGGGTAGCCTGCACCGGAGTGTGCGCAACCGCCGCCCCCGCCACAATGAGATCAACTGGCATGCTACCATTCTTAAAAACCTGCAGCACTACCAGCCGGAGTATAAGACCATTATCCCGGAAATCCGCATCGGGTACGGGCGCCGGCGCAATGCCCTCAGGGACATTGTACTGTGTGTGGACCAGAGCGGCTCCATGGGCAGCTCCGTGGTGTACTCCGGCATCTTTGGCGCTGTAATGGCCTCCATTCCCGCCGTAAAAACAAAGATGATCGTATTTGATACCGCGGTAGCAGATCTTACAGAACAACTCACCGACCCCGTGGAACTGCTCTTTGGAGTACAGCTGGGTGGTGGTACGGATATACAACTGGCCCTCAGCTATTGCCAGCAGGTCATTACCCGGCCGGCAGACACCGTGATGGTACTGATCACCGACCTCTTTGAAGGAGGCAATGCCGATAAGATGCGGCAACGCGCCCTGGAACTGGTAACCGCCGGCGTACAACTGGTAGTGCTGCTGGCCCTTAGTGACGATGGTGCCCCGCATTACGATCATGGCAACGCCCAGTTCTTTGCCACGCTGGGCGTACCGGTATTTGCCTGCACACCGGACAAATTTCCTGACCTGATGGCCGCTGCCCTCAGTAAGCAGGACATTTCGCAATGGGCGGCCCGGGAAGATATTGCGCTCAAAAAATAA
- a CDS encoding DUF5691 domain-containing protein: protein MQTWNNLVNNALLGTAKKQPSRQELPPELQPAWDAVEATQPAPADLLLQIASITSAYRQNGLMPLAGDDGEITIAPPETLPYCGAFAMSVLHDVLAEESQPLLHYWLIQCAAKQQLVWPEYVPELLQAAVQYKEVRHLAIQCCGERGHWLAGLHAGWNFAQPLDAATRWQTGNLDQRLEVLREQRTTNAAQGRELLQETWNQENAATRAALLAVMETGLSKKDLPWLETVVNDKSQKVKEEALRLLGLIPGSPLVLQYWNVLQQAVTLHKGRTVLGIGGRKTINIALPPDTDPGIYKHGIQKLSNQKEFTDDEYIVYQLMEAVPPVYWEDAFEADAADIIGWLEADKKQKKFVKALAVAALRFKDQRWIEALATHAATFYTETLAFLPEALQDKYAVTAFEAHPEATLRIVSNYARKWPLDLARAIFSFTAKQPYQYSKHFYQLHIRRIPESIATELDKLGPQDSYTMHLWTNTAQYIQKLITIKANTIKAFNG, encoded by the coding sequence ATGCAAACGTGGAATAACCTGGTGAACAATGCCCTGCTGGGCACCGCCAAAAAGCAGCCGTCGCGCCAGGAGTTGCCACCCGAATTGCAACCCGCCTGGGATGCGGTGGAAGCCACGCAACCGGCACCCGCAGACCTCCTGCTGCAAATAGCCAGCATCACGTCCGCCTACCGCCAGAACGGGCTGATGCCCCTTGCCGGTGACGACGGTGAAATAACCATCGCCCCCCCGGAAACACTACCCTACTGCGGCGCCTTTGCCATGAGCGTACTGCATGATGTACTGGCAGAGGAAAGTCAGCCCCTGCTGCACTACTGGCTTATCCAGTGCGCTGCAAAGCAACAGCTGGTGTGGCCGGAATACGTACCGGAACTTTTACAGGCCGCCGTGCAGTACAAGGAAGTGCGGCACCTGGCCATCCAATGCTGCGGAGAGCGGGGCCACTGGCTGGCTGGCCTCCATGCCGGCTGGAACTTTGCCCAGCCCCTGGACGCCGCCACCCGCTGGCAAACCGGTAACCTGGACCAGCGCCTGGAGGTGCTCAGAGAACAACGTACCACCAACGCTGCCCAGGGGCGCGAGTTGCTGCAGGAAACCTGGAACCAGGAAAACGCCGCTACCCGTGCTGCTTTGCTGGCCGTGATGGAAACAGGCCTCAGCAAAAAAGACCTGCCCTGGCTGGAAACAGTGGTAAATGACAAAAGCCAGAAAGTAAAAGAAGAAGCCCTTCGCCTCCTGGGGCTCATCCCGGGATCGCCGCTGGTGCTGCAATACTGGAATGTGCTGCAACAGGCCGTAACCCTGCACAAGGGCCGCACGGTGCTGGGCATAGGTGGCAGGAAAACGATCAACATTGCACTACCGCCGGATACAGACCCCGGTATCTACAAACATGGCATCCAGAAGCTGAGCAATCAAAAAGAATTTACCGATGATGAATATATCGTGTACCAGCTCATGGAAGCCGTGCCCCCTGTATATTGGGAAGATGCGTTTGAAGCAGATGCAGCGGACATCATCGGCTGGCTGGAAGCAGATAAAAAACAAAAGAAGTTTGTAAAAGCACTGGCCGTGGCCGCACTGCGTTTCAAAGACCAACGCTGGATAGAAGCACTGGCCACGCATGCCGCTACCTTTTACACTGAAACGCTGGCCTTCCTGCCGGAAGCCCTCCAGGATAAATATGCCGTCACCGCGTTTGAAGCACATCCGGAAGCCACCCTGCGCATCGTAAGCAACTACGCCCGCAAATGGCCGCTGGACCTGGCCCGCGCCATCTTCAGCTTCACCGCCAAACAGCCCTACCAGTACAGCAAGCATTTCTACCAGCTGCACATCCGCCGCATCCCCGAAAGCATTGCCACAGAACTGGACAAACTAGGCCCGCAGGACAGCTACACCATGCACCTCTGGACAAACACTGCACAGTACATTCAAAAGCTCATTACCATCAAAGCCAATACCATCAAGGCTTTCAACGGATAA
- a CDS encoding SWIM zinc finger family protein, translated as MNLTEEQIMAMAPDDAAKKAGLSLASPAKWVAKGAGNTALWGLCQGSGSKPYQTQVDLSDFATKCSCPSRKFPCKHGLGLLLLYARQQAIFTDTATPGWVTDWLQKRNDRQEKKTEKASKPVDEATRQKRQDARHQKVTDGIEELLRWTRDLLHNGMVQLPEKGPAFIDNMGRRMIDAQAPGLAGLLKELSDINFYRDGWPSEALDQLARIYMVAKGYQHIDTLPENLQQDIRTLIGYPQSQDALKALPGLRDQWFVLARETAKEDQLTVERNWLYGLQSQRYALVLQFFVRNQQPTFSALPGMLLDAELVYYPSATPQRAMVKMQYGSKDRGTIHGLPNWLAVLQTQAAMQSRQPFATQYPFIVQGLRAVRQADQWFLQDEEGQCMQLAAPFTGLWKWLSLSGGMPLQTAVIGKGNTYRLLGTWSNNDYKLLYANVE; from the coding sequence TTGAATCTTACGGAAGAACAAATCATGGCCATGGCCCCGGACGATGCCGCAAAAAAAGCAGGCCTCTCCCTGGCCAGTCCCGCCAAATGGGTGGCCAAAGGTGCCGGCAATACTGCCCTCTGGGGCCTGTGCCAGGGCAGTGGCAGCAAACCTTATCAAACCCAGGTAGACCTGTCCGACTTTGCTACCAAATGCTCATGCCCCAGCCGCAAGTTTCCCTGCAAACACGGCCTAGGCCTCCTCCTGCTCTATGCCCGCCAGCAAGCTATATTTACAGACACCGCCACCCCCGGATGGGTAACGGATTGGCTGCAAAAACGCAACGACCGCCAGGAAAAGAAAACGGAAAAAGCCAGTAAACCCGTTGACGAAGCCACCCGGCAAAAACGCCAGGATGCGCGCCACCAGAAGGTTACAGACGGGATAGAGGAATTACTGCGCTGGACCCGTGACCTGCTGCACAATGGCATGGTACAGCTACCGGAAAAAGGCCCCGCCTTTATTGACAACATGGGCCGGCGCATGATAGATGCACAAGCCCCCGGGCTGGCCGGCCTGCTGAAGGAATTGTCCGACATTAATTTTTACCGCGACGGCTGGCCCTCCGAAGCGCTGGACCAGCTGGCCCGCATTTACATGGTGGCAAAAGGCTATCAGCATATAGACACCCTGCCGGAAAACCTGCAACAGGATATCCGCACCCTGATCGGCTACCCGCAAAGCCAGGATGCCCTTAAAGCCTTGCCCGGCCTGCGGGACCAATGGTTTGTACTGGCCAGGGAAACCGCCAAGGAAGACCAGTTAACCGTAGAACGGAACTGGCTCTACGGCCTGCAAAGCCAGCGCTATGCACTGGTGTTGCAATTCTTTGTACGCAACCAGCAACCCACTTTCAGTGCCCTCCCCGGCATGCTCCTGGATGCGGAACTGGTGTACTACCCTTCTGCCACACCACAACGCGCCATGGTGAAAATGCAGTACGGCAGCAAAGACCGCGGCACCATTCACGGCCTGCCCAACTGGCTGGCGGTATTGCAAACGCAGGCCGCCATGCAAAGCCGCCAGCCATTTGCCACACAATATCCCTTTATTGTGCAGGGACTGCGCGCTGTAAGGCAGGCAGACCAATGGTTCCTGCAGGACGAAGAAGGCCAGTGCATGCAACTGGCAGCGCCTTTCACCGGTCTCTGGAAATGGCTCAGCCTCAGTGGTGGCATGCCTTTGCAAACCGCGGTGATCGGCAAGGGCAATACCTACCGCCTGCTGGGTACCTGGAGTAATAACGACTACAAACTTTTATATGCAAACGTGGAATAA
- a CDS encoding DUF5682 family protein, with the protein MAIHVLGIRHHGPGSARNVRNFLEELQPDIVLVEGPPDADNILQWVGNPGLKPPVAILCFQPEQLDNSVFYPFAAFSPEWQAIRYAQEKKIPVRFMDLPMQHVFALEQQWKEKRLAEAKATETTAPPTGSITETDTRNEAGDINRAPDIRNEAGDINPALNNAASEDTGARLPSFTHDPVAHLALAAGFHDGEKWWEHMFEYRQNNEQVFEAVTEAMAALREAYPKKDPYMERLREAWMRKTIRQAEREMFTSIAVICGAWHAPALQTMPRQKEDNDLLKGLPKVKADCTWIPWTYSRLSFDSGYGAGINSPGWYHHLWQHPQDDGTRWMARVASLLREKQMDTSVAHVIEAVRLAGSLAALRGFSKVGLEELNEATLAVLCNGDTILLELIREALIVGNTIGEVPADIPKPPLQSDIEKTQKRLRLPATADFKDYTLDLRKENDLERSIFLHRLRLLDIRWGAQQEVSGKGTFKEMWRLQWEPEFSITIIEKGTWGNTVAEAAGKYLQHQAKEASSLPLVCTLLGEAMHAELPEAVQALITSINNLAAATGDVLQLMEVIPGLVNVARYGNVRKTDADMVSGITDSMITRVCISLPAASSALDEEAAQALTAQFHRLDDAIRLLQQSSTTAPWQQTLNTIARQENATPMVKGYATRLLADHQVLQGDDLLQLFYFGMSAAQTPASAAAWLEGFLKGSGTFLLLDPQLWHVVYQWVSQLPQHTFEEVLPLLRRTFSHFTPAERRKLGEKAKHTNSDAPLPAATADAAFDIARGIQGIPVVMQLLGLQNPTA; encoded by the coding sequence ATGGCAATTCATGTTTTAGGTATACGCCACCATGGCCCTGGCTCCGCGCGCAATGTGCGCAACTTCCTGGAGGAACTCCAGCCAGACATTGTGCTGGTGGAGGGCCCGCCGGATGCGGATAACATCCTGCAATGGGTGGGTAACCCGGGGCTGAAACCGCCGGTGGCCATCCTTTGCTTTCAGCCGGAACAGCTGGACAACAGCGTGTTCTATCCCTTTGCAGCATTTTCTCCCGAATGGCAGGCCATCCGCTACGCGCAGGAAAAAAAGATCCCCGTGCGCTTTATGGACCTGCCCATGCAGCACGTGTTTGCACTGGAGCAGCAATGGAAGGAAAAACGCCTGGCGGAAGCAAAAGCAACGGAAACAACGGCACCCCCAACAGGCAGTATAACGGAAACGGATACACGCAATGAAGCAGGTGACATCAACCGGGCACCGGATATACGCAATGAAGCAGGTGACATCAACCCGGCGCTGAACAATGCTGCCAGTGAAGATACAGGCGCCCGGCTCCCCTCCTTCACCCACGACCCGGTGGCCCACCTGGCCCTGGCCGCGGGCTTTCATGACGGGGAAAAGTGGTGGGAGCATATGTTTGAATACCGGCAGAACAATGAGCAGGTGTTTGAAGCCGTGACAGAAGCCATGGCCGCGCTGCGCGAAGCCTATCCCAAAAAAGATCCTTACATGGAGCGCCTCCGCGAGGCCTGGATGCGCAAGACCATCCGCCAGGCGGAACGCGAAATGTTTACCAGCATTGCCGTGATCTGCGGGGCCTGGCATGCACCCGCTTTGCAGACCATGCCCAGGCAAAAGGAAGACAACGACCTGCTCAAAGGGCTGCCCAAAGTAAAAGCAGATTGCACGTGGATACCGTGGACATATAGCCGCCTGAGTTTTGACAGTGGTTATGGAGCCGGTATTAATTCACCGGGATGGTACCATCACCTGTGGCAGCACCCGCAGGACGATGGCACCCGCTGGATGGCCCGCGTAGCTTCGCTGCTGCGCGAAAAACAAATGGACACCTCCGTAGCCCACGTGATAGAAGCCGTGCGCCTGGCGGGCTCCCTGGCCGCTTTGCGGGGATTCAGCAAAGTGGGCCTGGAAGAGTTGAATGAAGCCACCCTGGCTGTGTTGTGCAATGGAGATACCATTCTCCTGGAGTTGATCCGCGAGGCCCTCATCGTGGGCAACACTATTGGTGAAGTGCCGGCGGATATTCCCAAGCCGCCTTTGCAAAGTGATATTGAGAAAACACAGAAACGCCTGCGCCTCCCGGCCACGGCAGATTTCAAGGATTATACGCTGGACCTGCGCAAGGAAAATGACCTGGAACGCAGCATTTTCCTGCACCGCTTACGGTTGCTGGACATCCGCTGGGGTGCGCAGCAGGAAGTGAGTGGCAAAGGCACCTTCAAGGAAATGTGGCGCCTGCAGTGGGAACCGGAATTTTCCATCACCATCATCGAAAAAGGCACCTGGGGCAATACCGTGGCGGAAGCCGCCGGTAAGTACCTGCAACACCAGGCAAAGGAAGCCAGCAGCTTGCCACTTGTTTGCACCCTCCTGGGCGAGGCCATGCACGCGGAACTGCCGGAGGCGGTGCAGGCCCTCATTACCAGCATCAACAACCTGGCCGCCGCCACCGGCGACGTATTGCAACTAATGGAAGTGATACCCGGCCTGGTAAACGTGGCGCGCTACGGGAACGTGCGCAAGACAGACGCAGACATGGTGTCCGGCATCACAGACAGCATGATCACCCGCGTGTGCATCAGCTTACCTGCGGCCAGCAGCGCCCTGGACGAGGAAGCCGCGCAAGCCCTCACCGCACAGTTCCACCGCCTGGACGATGCCATCCGCCTGCTGCAACAATCTTCCACCACAGCGCCCTGGCAGCAAACACTGAACACTATCGCCCGCCAGGAAAACGCCACGCCCATGGTGAAAGGTTATGCTACCCGCCTCCTGGCAGACCACCAGGTACTGCAGGGCGATGACCTGTTGCAGCTTTTTTATTTTGGCATGTCTGCCGCGCAAACGCCTGCCAGTGCTGCGGCCTGGCTGGAAGGCTTCCTGAAAGGCAGCGGCACCTTCCTCTTGCTGGACCCGCAGTTGTGGCACGTAGTGTATCAGTGGGTGAGCCAGCTGCCACAGCATACGTTTGAAGAAGTGCTGCCCTTGCTTCGCCGCACCTTCTCCCATTTTACACCTGCAGAAAGACGCAAACTGGGAGAAAAAGCAAAACATACCAATAGTGATGCGCCTTTACCCGCGGCTACCGCGGATGCTGCATTTGACATAGCGCGTGGCATACAGGGCATACCGGTGGTGATGCAATTACTGGGGCTTCAAAACCCCACGGCGTAA
- a CDS encoding type II toxin-antitoxin system VapC family toxin, with product MALLLDTHALIWFITDDANLPGKVRRSISDMNNRCFVSIVSLWEIAVKKSLGKLQLDMTIGQLSKVIARSGIGILQISPAHISWLSTLEFHHRDPFDRLIISQAIVEGHKIVSKDAHFPKYTPEVMW from the coding sequence ATGGCATTACTCCTGGATACCCACGCATTGATCTGGTTTATTACGGATGATGCAAACCTGCCGGGAAAGGTACGGCGTAGCATATCGGATATGAACAACCGGTGTTTTGTAAGCATCGTCAGCCTTTGGGAAATAGCGGTTAAAAAAAGCCTTGGGAAGCTGCAGCTGGATATGACGATCGGGCAGCTTAGCAAGGTCATTGCGCGCAGCGGCATTGGCATCTTGCAGATCTCGCCTGCCCATATCAGTTGGTTGTCTACGCTGGAATTTCATCACCGTGACCCGTTTGACCGGTTGATCATTTCGCAGGCCATTGTGGAAGGGCATAAGATCGTTTCAAAAGATGCGCATTTCCCGAAGTATACTCCGGAGGTGATGTGGTGA
- a CDS encoding ATP-binding protein, which translates to MSDILRGHAEQLYAQEIEELKKQDGGAKPQNWLLTPQAVVTYLMGGRLKNGFEVSPKYIGNRRLMEIAVATLTTDRALLLYGLPGTAKSWVSEHLAAAISGDSTMIVQGTAGTSEEAIRYGWNYARLLAEGPSEKALVATPVMRAMQDGKIARIEELTRIGADVQDTLITILSEKTLPIPELNKEVQAVRGFNVIATANNRDKGVNELSSALKRRFNTVILPVPDSMEEEIDIVKRRVESFEKVMQLPAEPPALQEIRRIVTMFRELRNGVTADGKTKLKVPSGTLSTAEAISVMNNGLSMAAYFGDGRLTAADLAAGIVGAVVKDPVQDKLVWQEYVETVIKSREDWKDIYRACRDLA; encoded by the coding sequence ATGTCAGATATCTTACGGGGGCACGCAGAGCAACTCTACGCCCAGGAAATTGAAGAACTGAAAAAGCAGGATGGCGGCGCCAAACCACAGAACTGGCTGCTTACGCCACAAGCGGTAGTGACCTACCTGATGGGCGGCAGGCTGAAAAACGGGTTTGAAGTATCGCCCAAATACATTGGCAACCGCCGCCTCATGGAGATTGCTGTGGCCACGCTCACCACAGACCGTGCCTTGTTGCTGTATGGCCTTCCCGGTACGGCCAAGAGCTGGGTGAGTGAGCACCTGGCGGCCGCCATTAGCGGCGACTCTACGATGATCGTGCAGGGCACCGCCGGCACCAGCGAAGAGGCCATCCGCTATGGCTGGAACTATGCCCGCCTGCTGGCAGAAGGCCCGTCTGAAAAGGCCCTGGTAGCCACGCCCGTGATGCGCGCCATGCAGGATGGCAAGATTGCCCGCATTGAAGAACTGACGCGCATTGGCGCCGATGTGCAGGACACCCTCATCACCATTCTGTCTGAAAAAACACTACCCATCCCGGAATTGAACAAAGAAGTGCAGGCCGTGCGCGGGTTCAACGTGATCGCTACCGCCAACAACCGCGACAAAGGCGTGAACGAGCTTTCCAGTGCGCTGAAACGCCGTTTCAATACGGTGATACTTCCCGTACCGGATAGCATGGAAGAAGAAATAGACATTGTAAAACGCCGCGTGGAAAGCTTTGAAAAGGTGATGCAACTGCCCGCGGAACCGCCGGCACTGCAGGAGATACGCCGCATTGTAACCATGTTCCGTGAGCTGCGCAACGGCGTTACCGCGGATGGCAAGACCAAGCTAAAAGTACCTTCCGGAACATTGAGCACCGCCGAAGCCATTTCCGTGATGAACAACGGCCTGTCCATGGCCGCCTATTTTGGAGATGGCCGTCTCACCGCCGCCGACCTGGCAGCAGGCATTGTAGGCGCCGTGGTAAAAGACCCGGTGCAGGACAAACTGGTGTGGCAGGAGTACGTGGAAACGGTGATCAAATCACGGGAAGACTGGAAAGATATTTACCGCGCCTGCCGTGACCTGGCATAG
- a CDS encoding M13 family metallopeptidase, whose product MRYVYTLLAGAALLAACHTSTTADRGKADILAADLDSSARPADDFFQYANGGWIKRNPIPAEESSWGIGQLVVNENLKRLKTINLEADSAHAAKGTKQQKIGDFWHAAMDSAGIEAKGLQPLDNWFKKIDAIHDTHSLMDAMAQLDNIGASTMLSVGVSQDEKNSEVEAMHAWQGGLYLPEREYYLKTDSTSLHILHSYEALITHFLTMSGMPAATAATQAGNILALETSLAKVHRKREDLRDPYKNYNMLKAPDLYKMAPSLDLEQYFKTLGASRIDTIIVGQPEYYKALNQQVAATPLDTWKALLRFRLIDAFAEALPDAYGVEAFNFNKLLTGAKERKPRWKRVLRKEEGAMGELLGQLFVKEYFNATAKKRYEDLVEAIRDAYKHRIQQLTWMSDSTKQKALVKLAAIKKKVGYPDKWKDFSSLEVTHDNYVQNLMNANAFWVRYNINKLGKPVDRDEWDMTPQTYNAYYNPSNNEIVLPAGIFTVPGYRDEQLDDALVYGYAGASTIGHEITHGFDDEGRQFDEKGNLKSWWTKDDEQHFKERAAFIDRQFSSFVVVDTFKINGKATMGENIADLGGILLGWDAFQKTKQFKDNDSIAGLSPAQRYFLGYSLGWLMGSTQEYLRNQTLTDAHAPARFRVNGPFQNVDAFYATFNVKPGDKMYLADSLRVRIW is encoded by the coding sequence ATGCGATACGTCTATACCTTGCTGGCCGGCGCCGCCCTCCTGGCCGCCTGCCATACTTCCACCACTGCAGACCGTGGCAAGGCAGATATCCTGGCAGCAGACCTGGATAGCAGCGCACGCCCGGCAGATGATTTCTTCCAGTATGCCAATGGCGGCTGGATAAAGCGCAACCCCATTCCCGCCGAAGAAAGCAGCTGGGGCATAGGCCAGCTGGTAGTGAACGAGAACCTGAAGCGCCTGAAGACCATCAACCTGGAAGCCGACTCCGCCCATGCCGCCAAGGGCACCAAACAACAGAAAATAGGCGACTTCTGGCATGCCGCCATGGACAGTGCCGGTATTGAAGCCAAAGGACTGCAACCCCTGGACAACTGGTTTAAAAAGATAGATGCCATCCACGACACGCATTCCCTCATGGACGCCATGGCGCAGCTGGACAATATTGGCGCCAGCACCATGCTGAGCGTAGGCGTATCGCAGGATGAGAAGAACAGCGAGGTGGAAGCCATGCATGCCTGGCAGGGTGGCCTGTACCTGCCGGAGCGCGAGTACTACCTGAAAACAGACAGCACCTCCCTGCACATCCTGCACAGTTACGAAGCACTGATCACCCACTTCCTTACCATGAGCGGCATGCCGGCAGCAACTGCCGCTACCCAGGCCGGCAACATCCTGGCCCTGGAAACCAGCCTGGCCAAGGTGCACCGCAAGCGGGAAGACCTGCGCGATCCTTACAAGAACTATAACATGCTGAAGGCGCCAGACCTCTATAAAATGGCGCCCAGCCTGGACCTGGAGCAATACTTCAAAACACTGGGCGCATCCCGGATAGACACCATCATCGTAGGCCAGCCGGAATACTACAAAGCCCTGAACCAGCAAGTGGCCGCCACCCCGCTGGATACGTGGAAAGCACTGCTGCGTTTCCGCCTCATTGACGCATTTGCAGAAGCCCTGCCGGATGCCTATGGCGTGGAAGCATTTAACTTCAATAAGCTGCTCACCGGCGCTAAAGAACGTAAGCCGCGCTGGAAGCGGGTGCTGCGCAAGGAAGAAGGCGCCATGGGCGAACTGCTGGGACAATTATTCGTAAAAGAATACTTTAATGCCACCGCCAAGAAACGCTACGAAGACCTGGTAGAAGCCATCCGTGATGCTTACAAGCACCGCATCCAGCAGCTTACCTGGATGAGCGACAGCACCAAGCAGAAAGCCCTCGTGAAGCTGGCCGCCATCAAAAAGAAAGTAGGCTACCCGGACAAGTGGAAAGATTTTTCTTCCCTGGAAGTCACCCACGACAATTATGTGCAGAACCTCATGAACGCAAACGCTTTCTGGGTGCGCTACAACATCAATAAGCTGGGCAAGCCCGTAGACCGCGATGAATGGGACATGACGCCCCAGACCTACAATGCGTATTACAACCCGTCTAACAACGAGATCGTATTGCCGGCGGGCATCTTCACCGTGCCCGGCTACCGCGACGAACAGCTGGACGATGCCCTGGTGTATGGTTACGCAGGCGCTTCCACCATTGGCCACGAGATCACGCACGGCTTTGATGATGAAGGCCGCCAGTTTGATGAAAAAGGCAACCTGAAAAGCTGGTGGACAAAGGACGATGAGCAGCACTTCAAAGAGCGCGCAGCGTTTATAGACCGCCAGTTCAGCAGCTTTGTAGTGGTAGATACGTTTAAGATCAACGGCAAGGCCACGATGGGCGAGAACATTGCAGACCTGGGCGGCATTTTACTGGGCTGGGATGCGTTCCAGAAAACAAAACAATTCAAGGATAACGACAGCATTGCAGGCCTCTCTCCTGCGCAGCGTTATTTCCTGGGCTATTCCCTCGGCTGGCTGATGGGCAGCACGCAGGAATACCTGCGCAACCAGACGCTCACAGACGCGCATGCGCCTGCCCGGTTCCGTGTGAACGGGCCCTTCCAGAATGTAGATGCGTTTTATGCGACGTTCAATGTGAAGCCGGGGGATAAGATGTACCTGGCGGATAGTTTGCGGGTGAGGATTTGGTAA
- a CDS encoding DUF2281 domain-containing protein, which yields MTNKALVEKIASLPAPLKEQVIKFVDFLLATNISPYASREASTTVNDSGAQWGVSNPLDLILSFWSQQQRQEAGASTDAANIRPAGLAKGLIKMAQDFDTTPDDFKDYM from the coding sequence ATGACAAACAAAGCGTTAGTTGAAAAAATAGCATCCCTGCCGGCCCCATTAAAAGAGCAGGTAATAAAGTTTGTTGACTTCCTGTTAGCCACAAATATTTCCCCTTACGCATCCCGGGAAGCATCCACCACCGTTAATGATTCCGGTGCGCAGTGGGGTGTTAGCAACCCCCTGGATCTTATACTTTCCTTTTGGTCCCAGCAGCAGCGCCAGGAAGCGGGCGCCAGTACAGATGCAGCAAATATTCGCCCTGCAGGGCTGGCAAAAGGCCTTATCAAGATGGCCCAAGACTTTGATACCACCCCTGATGATTTCAAAGATTATATGTAA